The following nucleotide sequence is from Vitis vinifera cultivar Pinot Noir 40024 chromosome 14, ASM3070453v1.
TAtattaattgatcacataataagtgaatttgtaactcaatgattgaagaggtaatcttgataagtgataacactaccttgttagattatggataaCAGTTCACGAGGGGtttacatgtagtggatagAAGGACACAAATCCAAGGTTTGTCTTGTTGTAATTACATAGGATACTGAAGTACAATTGAGTCTCTTTAATGCAAGTTATTTCTCTTGTTAGAAGGTAGTACACTATACCCTTAAATGGATTGCCCAAGTTTATGAACTGCCTAGGAGTGACGTCCCTATTTGCAAGTAACtcatgatttgaattttttgcGCAACTCCTCATACACTTAAGTCATGTGCAAAGCAAGTGATGCAAGTTTGAATGCTCAATATAGATGCATAAATAGTATAGTGAATGAAAAATCacaatcataatataaataataatgaaattcatttattattacatcatatcatgcttgtaagggttctatcctaacaAAACAAATCTCTTAAGTTAGCTCCACAAGCTTGGTATATCAAGTAAATGGCTATGTCTTTGCTTTAATGGGGTTTTCCCGATTCTGGATCAGATTCTTCTATGTTTGTCTATGTAGGTGACATTATTGTTACAAGAACAAATTCAATCTTATTTCAAGAGCTTTTTTGAGGTTACTTTATGAGATCTTAGTaaaccaaattatttttttaggaattgagGTCACAAGATTATAATTGACACTTTACTTGAGTCGAGCCAAGTATGttcaaaatttattagaaaaggTTGATATGTTTTTTGCCAAGCCTATGTGTACACCCATGTTATAAGGAAACCTAGACTACTCCATTCCTTGGCCTTGGATCTCGTAGGGTGTATGCAATTATTCCTAGGGTTTTCTAAATCTAACGACAAGAGAAAAATatggttaaaagaaaaaaaaaactataatgaCTATAGATCTAGAGATTTTGAGTAACATAATTGTGATATGGATATTCCTAGATTGAATTCAATATGATGAAGTAAACTATAAGCAACATAGATTTTGTATACCCAAGGATCTTCTATTTAATCTCTCTTTTTACGAATTATGGCACAAGAAAAGGGTAGACTTATCTAGAGAGAGACTAAGGTTTTCCTTTTTAGTGTCTGAAAGATAACAATGCAAAAGTGAAACCTTAAACCTTTAAGAGGGTTTGTATAGGTTTTCTGGTAGGCTTAAGTGTATGATTTGAGTAGAATTTCTTccattttactttttactttaaaatctgcttttttttattaattcatttttttttacattatggTACTTTTAAGTGAActaatcctaaaaattaaacaatatttgatttttcaaaggtttgagtgaaagaaaatagagaagaaaaaatttaaagaaattaagaaaaagaatatgaagaaaatttataaaatttttcatatttgattgtttgtATATGAAAAagttgaggaaaagaaaattaaattgttgaAGAATAtacctttttcaatttttcttcaactttattTGAGGAAAATAGGGAGAAAAATCTTTTAgtatttctcttttatttccttaacattttttctcctatttttttaatggcatttaaatataagaaaataattttatttaacaaatttttccTTTCCTAGGTACTTGTCAAAAAccaaatacatatatatttgaaattactATATTGGTGAAGacaattaaagttttgaaattagATTAAAGACATCGTTTTAATTTAATAgtgtaaattaaaattttaagattagaTTAAAGTTATTGTTTAAAGTTGAAAATGTATATAGAGTTAATTATTTTGCAAGTGAATAgacataattatattatttggttttatatATAGTGTCCCTAATCTAATGAAGTGAATCCTATCAATATCTTAAAATTACCTCTACTATCCTCAAGTTTCATATCTTTTTATTATACAATCAACTAATACACTCTTACTCATTAAGAGCAtgtgtcaaattccactaaggGAATTAATGTGACCACATATTTCATGATAAAAAatctttaggatcacccaatgggataCATTGTCTCAAACCTATAAGATATTATGATACCTATCtcaagaatacctattgtcataTGCCTTAATCAATAGTAAACTCAATCCATAAAGAATATATAACCACCTCAATGTCTCATTTGTAGGTCAAAGTTATTGAAAACTTTAATATTAattcaatattctttcaaaGTTGAGAGTTCATGCAATATAATAACTTAGTGAAGTTATGACTACTCGTTAACCAATGCCATCATTCAttgtaggtcttgtccaatgtatAACTATACACATTAGTGCATTTGTCATAGGAAATCCATCCCGATGACCAAGACATGTCATTCCTCTAATTAAAAGGTAATGCATAATAACATTAGATAGATTGCCTAAGTCCATAAATTAGTTGTAACAAGCCATCAACTTGTGCGAAACTCATGAAATGGAtattttgtgcaactcctattGTATTCAAGTCGTGTACAATGCATAAATAGGatagtaaaaaagaaaactgGAATCATTGTgtataaataatgataaaatccatttattgttacatcatgttataCTTTTAAAGACTTTATCCTAAcaatgttatttttaatgaaaatggtTTTCCATTTTATAAAACCAAACATTGCATTGTAGTTTTTTCTAGTGATGAAATCATTATTATCTTATTGATTCTCATAGCATGACTAGTAGCCAAAGACTTCAATCAAGTTGAGGGGACTGACTATTTTAAGACTTTTATCCCAATAGTTAAGTCGACTACTATTTGAATTGTGTTAACTGTCAGCTCCTTAGACCCTTGACTTAACCATGGAGAaataggcctcatgggtaggccttgcacccatgaaaGCCTAGGATGAAAGCAGGGAAATcctggaggtttggtggttcaaactcTAGGAGCTAAGTGAGGAGGCCGCGGGTAAGCCAGACACGCACCGCGCGCGCACCATGGGCGAGCCAGACGCGCACCGTGAGCGGGCCAAATGCGCACCATGGGCGAGCCAGACGCTCAACGCGCGCGCACCACGGGAGAGCCAGATGCGCATTGCAAGCGAGCCAGACGCGCATTGCGCACGCACCACGGGCGAGCCAAATACGCACCGCGTGCGCACTGTGGGCGAACCAGACATGCACCGCGTGAGCACCAGATGGGCATCGCGCGTGCACCTGACTTAGGTAGTGCAGATGAAGGCTGAGGgacttggaattttaatttataattaaaattattattccaTTATGTTTCTTCAAACATATTGATGTCTCCTCAAGAAACAATGAAAACGGCTCGTATTGCTCTTTAAGGGGGGGAGGGGGTAGGTGACTTAAAGGAGGGAGCCACTAAGAGAAGCCTTGACCGCACCAAAGGGGTACCATGGCACAGCCTTGGGCGTGCCTAAAACACACGACGCGACTCGAGCacgcacacatgggctccacgacatgtgtgGTGTGCACCCCGTGGCCGCAACGGCATGGGGCATGGTGTGGCCTACCCCATCCCCGCGCAGGCACGAGGTCGCTTAAGCCTTGTGCGGTGAGCCAGCTGATGAAACCATGAGCGCAATGCCATGGTCTGATGGCTCCAAATGATAGCTGACTCGCACCAAGATGCCTACGCACAACACAGGGGCGCAATGCCCTGTGCACCAAGAGAGATCAGCCATGGGCGTAATGCCATGGCTCGTTGTTGGGAAGCAAGCAACAAGCCCAAGCCATGGACACCTAGACATGGCATGGGCTCACACATTAGTGTGGGGAAGGCATACTGATGCACCAAATGCTTGGTCAAATGGTTGGTGCACGTTGTCTAGCTCAAAGGGCCTTGATCAAAGACATGCTGATGAACACCCGGTCACAAGAGGCACCTTACGGGGGAGGGGTCGACTTGTTAGGAAGACTCACTAGCAGCTTGGCGAGCAAGACCTAAGGAGATGGCAATGCAGCTAGCTTAGTGACCAAGTCAAGCCGTCATTTGACCTGCAGTTGGCTGAGGGATGATGGATGGTGCAAGTGGGTGGCATGTGCAGGCCACTATCTGGGTGGTGGGTGGTTATGCAAGGTAGTTGAGGGCGGTTCTGGCCAGTTGTATAACCACCTAGTTGGCTCTAggaaattcaaatttgtaactGCAGTTTGAGTCTTTTAAAAGGGCTCCTGCAGCCttgaaatagagagagagagtttgggGAAAAGGTTCCTTCTCGTATGCTTGGGTGAGAGCACTGTACTCTGGTTCAGGAAACAATTTTGTCTTGTAAGAGtgattaatacaagttgggaaaggATTCTCGTAACCTCATGTGTCATTGTTGCTTTGTTCTTTCTGtgttttactttgtttttctaGACGCTGGGaaggaaggttggctaaggaagggTCCTTAGCACCGCGCACTTGTGAAAAATTCAGTGAGATTTTCAGGGGTGTGATATTAACCATAGTGATCTCTTAAATTCTAAGGCAGTGAACTTAATGGAGTTAGTTATAGCGATCCTGCTATTGTGAAAAAATATGCTAGATATGCTCAATtaggtgaaaattttgaattagatCATGCAATATCACAACTTTAGTGGTTAGATGTCCataatgcatttttttaatagtgaTTTAAAGGAAATAGTTTTCATGATTCAACCCTAAGGGTTTATTGATGCATTCTATCCTACAAAAGTTGCACAATAAACAAAACTCTTTATGGTCTTAAGCTAGCTCCACCAACTTCATATATCAAATAATTGGTCATATCTTTGCCTCATTGGTGTTTTCATGGTTCCAAATTAGATTATTCCATGTTTGTTTACAAAAAACATAGTGATATCATCATTCTTCTTCTCAATGTAGATGATAttcttattataataaataattcaattttaattcaaaaccTTATTTCTTTTATCAATGATGGCTTTGCTCTACAAGATCTTTGTaaactaaattattattttaggaaTTGAGGCCATAAGATCAAGATTACACTTTCCTTGAGTCAAGCCAATACatttttgatttattagaaAAGGTTGATATACTTTAAGTCGGCCTATGCCTATACCTATGTCATCTAGTTCACCAATTTCCCTATATGAGGGCAGTCCCTTGTCATGTGTCACACATTATGGAAGTCTTGTTGGTGCCCTAGAATATTGCACTTTGACAATACATGATATTAATTACTTCATCAATAATATATACTAGTTCTTACATAACCTTATTAATTGTCACTAGCAAGGCTTAAAGCTTATACATTGATACTTGAAAGGGGCAATCAACATGCTTTCACCACAAGCTCATCCTCAACTAGCCTACTTGTTTATACTAGCTTGGTCGGTGCCGTTGATGATAAACTCAACACTAATGGCTATTGTGTTTATCTTTGTTCTTATCTTATGGTCCTTTAACAATTACAAGGTTGTCTCTTGGTCTTCAACTAAAGTTAAGTACAAAGGTTTGGCAAATTCATGAGTAGTTTTAGTggattttaatatattttgcaaGGATTATCTTTGCCTTCGACTCTACCACCATCACTCCTATGTGATAATATCAATGTAATCTATCTTTTGATCAATCCTATTCTACATTTAAGGACTAAACATGTGGAGGTCGTCtatatctcattttctttacATGAGACCCTAAACTCATTGTCCTTTGGAGATAATGAGCTTGAATGGGGATGTTAGGAAACAAAGcaatgtttatatttttattttagttagatTGTTTGTTAGTCATAATTAGTTAGAAGTTAACTTATgtataattatcttttatagtGGGGTGATTGTGACTAATCTCTATCATCCAAAAACCTTTATATGTAAGTACTATAAATACTCTTAGTAATGGCATGTGAGTTGCATTcattctattatatttttcacTTCAAACTCTATTATGCTTCCTTTCATTCACTCATTTTTTGTACACTATCATTTCTAAGTGGATTAGTCTAAAAACTTAACTTatgattgatttttgaaaaaattgagagaagaaaatagagaagaaaaaaaaattatacaatttcttttatttaattgtttatagaaaaattgaaggaaagaaaagtaaAGTATTGAAGAACATacttttgtcaaaattttctcacatttatttaaggaaaatagtgaaaaaaatattttaatatttcattttctctttccttagtatttttttctttcatttttcttgatgATATCttgatataagaaaataattttatcaaaactaaatacatatatatttgaaattaatatattgGTGAAAgtaattaaagttttgaaattagTTTAACGACAGATTTAAAATGACAAtgtatattaaattttgaaattagatTAAAGCTGTCATTTTAAGTTGACAATGAATATAAAGCTAATTAATTATTGCCCGAAGGAATAGGCATAATTACATTATTTTGGCTATATATATATGCAGTCATTAGTCATTAGTCATTAGTGGCATGTTTTAGGAAAGGAAAAGGTTCATGAATACTCCCCTTCTCTTAAGATTTCTTCGAGCAAATGATGGCACAGAACTTTTAGTCCTTGCTCTTTTGGAATTTAATTCAACTACGTTTAGAAAATGACCACCTTTCAAATTAAACCTCCGTCAATATCTCGTATGAATGATTCGCCTTTCAACATTTTCTTCTTCGGTAGGGAAGAAAAAGACACCCACAAAGGCACTAACAACAAGTTACAGGCCAAAGCTCCTGGATTCGATGCCAGCTACTAGGGGTCCAGTTGGCCTCAATATTTGGGTGGGAAGTGTACAATGCCACTGATTTCTAGACAAAATTAAACACCATGGGAACGGTGTGCTTGTTAGGTTTTTAAACAATGCAAACTGTTCtcgtgtttttaaaaataaaaaatatagtgtttaatttgaaagaattgtttttaataatttttatttattttttaaaggttattttaaagaataattacaaaatataaaaaattaattttaaaaatattcaaaataaataaaacgcatatcaaattttaaagcagatttttgttctataaaaatatCAGAGAACAGTTACATGTTATCACCAGGACTAAAGTTTCTGGATTCCTCCCCCCTCTAAGTatccttttatatataaaatggcATGTGCTAAAACTCTTGCAGCCATCATTTAAGACCGTTGACATGTTGCAGCTGATCAGGAAGTGCTTTGGAGGAGAAAGAACAACCATGGAGATCAGTATCTGTGACTGTGACGCCATTAGCATTCTAAATTTGAGAAAGGATCGAAAAAACTTTGAAGTGAGCAGTTTCGAAGAttggatatgaaaaaaaaaagagaaaaaaaagtgggTGTACGCATAGGACAGTCCTTTTCCCCATAATTCCGGCGAATATTAAACATGAAAATGGGGGAGAAAGACCATGGAGGACAGACGTCTTGTGGGGCTGAGTGGTTTGACAATTCGAATGAGGTTTGAATAATCGACACACACTCTTACCTTTCAAAATGGAGCAACAGGCTGCGCGGACCTAATCAGACACCCAGCTTACTAGTCATCCTTCAAACTCAAACCCACCACTTGTCCTTTATGACCCCACCTAAGAAACTTCAAAATCAATGTGCTGCTCTCCTTCCCCCTCACCttcctttttttgctttctttatttctttattcttgtacaattattattttatttattttaaatataacatAATGCTAGAAGCAGCCTAGCACAAACCCACCAAATCCCTTGGTTTGGAATGACCTTTCTCTTTAACCTGCTTAACGAAAGATAAGCAGCCGGCTCATCTGATCTATGGATACAGTAATGACCTCATATATAGATATTATATCTGAAAGGGGAAATTTTCCTTCTGTttgtagcatttttttttcGAATGAAAATGTAGGGGAGGGAGTGATGGAAAATGAAGTTGGTAACGTGTGTGAAGTAGGGCAGGCTCGATGCCCCGTGTCTACTCCATGGAAGTCAATTGGGAAAGTGAGATCTGGAATGTTTGGCCGAGGGCCTAAGTATCCACTGTGCCCATGTAAGACGGCTACATACGCGTATATATAAAATTCCTTacttcaagaaaaaaataattagttaatttCTTCTTTATGATACATTTGATCACAGGAGAATAATTCGGAGGGTTTAATAAGAAAGATCTAGTAGagcttaattttcaatttaCCGTTTGGTCATTATGGCTGATTACATGAAACATCACCAGCaatatttgtataataattaataaagcgATGATCATGCCAAGATTAAGCAGTAAGTGCaccaatattaattttttaatatggaAAAACCATATTCACAATCTTAATGATGAAGCCGCCACAAATTTCTACCTTTCTTTCTCTAAGCACATCCAGTAATGAAGCTATTTTTCTACCTCAAAGACACTATACGTGCCGTTCACGACACCTTCCACGCTATATATCTCTCTTCCGTGGTTTTTCTATCTCTTTCCATTAAGCTGGATTTTCCATTGAGCCGCCTCAACCCTTTGTAGTACAACTTTCTCTACCTTTATTGGAGACCATCTTCCCGGCATAAACATTAATTTGGTTGGTTTCTGATGGAGAATTATCAGAACTTCTTCGCTTGCTCGTCATCGGCGCCGCCACCAGCTTCGATGGGTTTTACATCAAACATGGAGAGTTCCAATGTTTTCGGTAATGTCCATGGTCACAGTATTCCAAATGGGTTCTTGGGGTTGAAGTCCACGGAGATCCATGTCCCTACAGGACAAGAAGTCGAGAACATTTCTAGGAGCAGTGGAGGCTTTGGTAGGTCTGAGAATGAGGTGAAATCTTGTAAGAAGAAGTATGAGAAGAAGATCAGGAAGCCCAGATATGCTTTTCAAACCAGGAGCCAGGTTGATATACTTGATGATGGATATAGATGGAGGAAGTACGGTCAAAAGGCAGTTAAGAACAACAAATTTCCAAGGTTAGTTGAATTCTCCCTCTTAGCTTTTCTAATTAATGTTGTGTTTTTAGTGGGATTTCTTGATGCTTTATGATCATGCAGAAGAGTACT
It contains:
- the LOC100263502 gene encoding probable WRKY transcription factor 75 — its product is MENYQNFFACSSSAPPPASMGFTSNMESSNVFGNVHGHSIPNGFLGLKSTEIHVPTGQEVENISRSSGGFGRSENEVKSCKKKYEKKIRKPRYAFQTRSQVDILDDGYRWRKYGQKAVKNNKFPRSYYRCTHQGCNVKKQVQRLSKDESIVVTTYEGVHTHPIEKPTDNFEHILNQMQIYAP